From the genome of Aeromicrobium sp. Sec7.5:
CGTGCTCACGCAGACGCACGAGCGCGCCGGGCACCTCACCGGGCGAGGTGACGTTGAGGCTGAGCGCGTACGGGTCCTTCGGGATGACCGGCTCGCCGCCCAGGGCCTCCGCGAGGAGCGAGGCCGCGCGGTCGCGGTCGGCAGGGTCGGCGACGCGCACGTGCAGCGCGCCGGTGCCGACGGAGGCCTTGAGCTCGCCGGTGGTGCCCTCGGCGATGACCTTGCCGCGGTCGATGACCGCGATGCGGTCGGCGAGCTGGTCGGCCTCGTCGAGGTACTGCGTCGTGAGCAGGACCGTGGTGCCGGCGCCGACCAGGGCGCGGACGATGTCCCAGACCTGGTTGCGGCTGCGGGGGTCGAGCCCGGTGGTGGGCTCGTCGAGGAACATCAGGTCGGGTCGGACGACGATGCTGCCGGCGATGTCGATGCGGCGCCGCATGCCGCCGGAGTAGCTCTTGACCTGCTTGGTGCCGGCCTCGGTGAGGTCGAACGCGTCGAGCAGCTGATCGGCCCGGTCGCGTGCCGCGGTGCCGCGGAAGCCGTAGAGCTTGGCGAGCATCGTGAGGTTCTCCAGACCGGTGAGGTCCTCGTCGAGCGAGGCGAACTGGCCGGTCATGGCCACGCGAGCGCGTACCTGGTGGGACTCGGTGACGACGTCGTGGCCCAGCACACGGGCGGACCCGCCGTCGGGCTTGAGCAGGGTGGCGAGCATGCGGATCACGGTGGTCTTGCCGGCGCCGTTGGGGCCGAGCACGCCGTAGACCCCGCCCGAGGCGACCTGCAGGTCGACGCCGTCGACCGCCCGGTGCTCGCCGAAGACCTTCACGAGACCGGTCGTCTCGATCGCGAAATCACTCATGCGGACGACGATGGCACAGCGGCAGGACAGAAATCACCGGCCAAAAGGCTGATTCCTCAGGCGTGACCGACGCGCTCAGGCGCCGCGGGACTCGAACTCGAGGACGGTCGCGAGGTGCTCGATCTCCTCGTGCCGCGGCCGCAGCCACTCGGCGAGCGCGGCGCTGACCTCGTCGGCCACGCTGGTGCCGTGCGCGGTCGCCGCGACGGTGAGCTGGGCGGCCAGCTCCAGGTCGATGTCCACCCTGAGGTGGAGGTGCTCTGCGGTCACGGCGCGATCTCCCGTCACGATGCCCAGGCCCCTGGGCCCACGTCGGGCCCTTCTGGTCCCTGCAACGTAGCCCATCTTCGACTGATTTCCCAGTAAAAACGCTGCCATGTCGGATTCTGGGCGTCACTCGGAGTTCGACTTCCGAGTAACCTCACGCGCTCCCTAGCGTGGCGGCGAAGGAGTCGACATGAGCGAAGCAGGGCTGCGTTTCCCCACCGAGAGCACGACCTCCACGGCGCGTGACGTGCTGGCCGACGCCCTGCGCAAGGCCGACCCCGTCGGTGCGCGCGCGGTCGAGCAGGAGACGAACTGGCGTCGTCACTACCTGACGCACTACGTCCGCGCGGTCGAGGCCGGCGTCGGTGACGCGGCCGCGGCGCGGCGAATCGCCCATGACGGCATCCGATCGGCGCAGGACCAGATGCTCTTCGGCGACGTCCCGCTCCGGCAGGCCATCGACTCCGCCCCGCTGGCCCAGATGCTCAAGACCCACACCGTCACCGGCACCGCCGAGGCGGAGACCGAGCTGTCGGTCCCGTACCGGGGCGAGCGGCTGCGCGGTGAGGCGCTCGACGCCCAGCTGGTCGACTGGCGCGACCGCGGCATCGTCACGAGCTCGTTCGTCGAGGCGATCCGCACCGTCATGGCCAACCCCGAGTGGCTGCGCCTCGAGGGCGACACCGTGGTGGTGCTCGGCGCCGGCGCCGAGATGGGTCCGCTGCGTGCGCTGCAGCGCTGGGGCGCGGAGACCGTCGCGATCGACCTCCCGCGCACCGACGTTCAGGACCGGCTGGTCGAGCAGGCCCGCGAGGGTGCTGGGCGCACGCACCTGCCGGCCCGCATCGTCACGAAGGCGTCGGCCGACACCGGCGCCGACCTGCTGGTGGACCTGCCGGCCATCGCGGAGTGGCTCGACCACCTGCCGGGACGACTCGTCCTCGGCAACTACTGCTACGCCGACGGGGCCAAGCACGTCCTGGTCTCGATGGCCGCCGACGCCCTCGCGGCTCACCTGCTGAAGGAGCGCCCGGACACGGGCCTGTCGTTCCTGGCCACGCCGACCGACGTGTACGTGGTCGACGGCGAGGACATCGTCAACGCCGAGGCGAAGTACCGACGTCGCTCGATCACGTCGGCCGCCCGCACCCCGCTGCGGGTCGTGAGTGGTGGACGCCTGCTGCAGCGCCAGTACCCGCCGGGCGCCCAGATCGGCACGTGCGACGCGCTCGTGCCGCAGCAGGGACCCAACTACGCCCTCGCGAAGCGGCTGCAGCGCTGGCGGGCGACCGACGCGATCGCGTCGGGGGCGCGTGTCTCGCTCAACGTTGCCCCGGCCACGCGCACACGGTCGGTCGTCAAGAACAAGGCGCTCGCCGCGGCGTACGCCGGAGCCCACCGCTTCGGCGTGGAGGTCTTCGACCCGGCCACCTCGAACGTGCTGATGGCCGCCCTGCTCGTGCACGACCTGCGCGCCGAGCAGGCGCCGTCGGACGAGCCCTGGCAGGACGAGCACCGCGGCGCCGCGCACGGCGGGCTCTGGACGGCCGCCTACCACCCGCGCAGCGCGCTCGGCCTGGCCGCCGTCATCGGCATCGGCGCCCTGCGCAACTGAGGCCTCTCGCCCTCCGCTGGTTGAGGTGCGAGTGCCGCCCGCGGCGCGAGCCTCGAAACCCTGGTCAGGCGATGGGCTCAGGTCCAGGACGACAGCATCAGCGCGACGTAGAGGGCGAAGAACGCGACCGACACGACGCCGTAGGCGACCCCGATCACGATGACCCACCGCGGGATCGGTCCGCCCGGCTTCACCGACAGCATCGGCTCGGGTCCGCTCGGGTAGTACATGGGTGCCGGCGGGGGCGGCGGCGTGACGGTCGACTCCTCGGGCGTGGTCATGGGCTCAGGATGCCAGCGCCGCGGACCACCGCGCACTCATCCGCTGGTCGAGGTGCGTGCGCGCCGCCACCCACCCGCTGGTTGAGGTGTGACTGCGCTCTGGCGCACGAGCCTCGAAACCACGGGTCAGGCACAGGGCTCCGCCCGCACCGCGTGGATCCACGGGCCGAGCCGAAGGCGAGGCAGGCGCCCGGGCACAGCCCGGCACCGGTGAGGCACGAACCGGTGGAGCCGCGACGAAGGAGCCGCGCGCCTCACTTCACCCGAGCGAGCGCCGCCACCCCGATGGCCCACAGCCCGAGCGCGACGAGGTCGCTGACGTGGATCCCGTGCTGGTCCTCGACCAGGGTGACGACGATCGGACCACTGATCCGCGAGTGACCCACCACCGCGAGGGCGAGCAGGGCGGTGAGCACGAGGAACAGCACGCCTCGCACTACCCATGTCCGCATGGACGCCAACCCTAGGTGCCCGTTCCAGCACCCGGGCCGTGATCGGCGCAACGTCATGCAGGTCACGCCCGATCGGGACCTTTGACCCCTTTCGGGCCAACCCGCCGCAGACCTAGCGTCACCTCATGCGACGGACGATGCGGCGGTGGCGCTGCCGGCTCAAGTACGGGCACGCCTGCCCGCACCGCGAAGTGCACTCCTGAGGTTGCCCACGGATCGGGCGACGGGGACACGACGGCGCCGGTCAGACCGCCGACCACCGGGCCATTCGGGCCCCCGGAATAGGGCTCAGAGGGACTAGGAGTTTTGCCTCGCAGCGGTGATGAGAGGCGGACAATGAGGCTCGGGTGCGCCACGGCGACCTGCCCGCGCTCCCCACCGGCGCGGGACCTCAACACAGCGAGGAGCTGTCATGTCCGTCCGTTCCACCCACCGCCGGTTGGCCGCCGGGCTGATCGCGGGCCTGGCGCTCACGCTCGCCCCCGCCGTCGCGATGACCTCGGCCTCCGCCGCACCCGTCGGCGATGCCCCCGCTCCGCCGGTCGACCTGCGCGTCGACACCTCGATGCCCGCAGTGCGGGGCGAGGTCAACGTCATCTGGAACCCGTCAGCCGACGCCGACATCTCCGAGTACGCCGTCAACATCTACTACGACGACGGCTCGTCCGACCTGTTCAACTACCAGGGCGCGTCCGACCGCACCTACACGGTGACCGGCCTCGATGACGGCCAGCCCTTCGACATCGAGGTCCGGAGCCTGCGGACGGAGCAGTTCTCCGATCCGGCGCAGCTGCGCGTGACGAGCCTGGACGCAGGCCCGGTCTACCAGTTCAACGACCTCGCCAGCACCGTCTTCCAGTACGAGATCGCGTGGCTGTCCAGTGCCGGCATCACGACCGGCTACATCAACCCTGACTGGTCGCGATCCTTCGCCCCGTCCGCTCCCGTGCTGCGCGAGCAGATGGCGGCCTTCCTCTACCGCTATGCCGGCTCGCCGCCCGTCGACCTGCCGCCGAGCTCGCCGTTCACCGACGTCTCGCCCAGCGCGACCTTCTACAAGGAGATCGTCTGGCTGGCGCAGCAGGAGATCACGACCGGCTACGCCGGCCCCAACGGGACCGCGACGTTCCGCCCGTCGGCGCCGGTCCTGCGCGAGCAGATGGCCGCCTTCCTCTTCCGCGCCAGTGGCACTGACTTCAGCCCTGAGGCCCAGTCCTTCTCCGACGTGCCCCCCACCGCCACGTTCTACTTCGAGATCGAGTGGCTCGCCGCCGCCGGAATCTCGACGGGCTACCTCGAGGCCAACGGCGACACGACCTTCCGCCCGTCGCAGGCCGTCCTGCGTGAGCAGATGGCGGCTTTCATCTACCGCCTCGAGACCGGACCGTTCGGCAAGAGCATCGGAAGCGCCTGATCGTCGATCCCGACCGCTGCCCACCGCGCCCCCGACACCTCGGTGTCGGGGGCGCGGTGCGTCCGGCGGAGCTCCATGCCGCGCCCTCCACGGTGACCCCGTGGCGTGCGACGCTGACGTCCCGCCACCCCCAGCCGCCGAGAGGGAGTCGCCATGAGCTTCGCGTCCGCCCGCCGTCGCCTCGTCGCGGCCTTCGTCGCCGGGTTGGCCATCGCACTGGCGCCTGCCGTCGAGACCTCGGCCGCGCCCTCGTCCACCTCACTCGACTCATATATCGACATGTCGACACTTCCCGCGTCCGGCTCGGCCGGCCACCACTGAGCGCGGCTCCCTGGCCGCGGATCCGAGGAGGGTCGTCGCCAGTTGACCGGCGGACATGCCCGCCGTGCTCTATCTTCCGATCATGCTCTGGTGGTCGGTGGTGGTCATGCTCGTGGGAGTGGCGGCGACGGTGTGGGCCTTCACGACCGATCGGGACCACGGGGGGCTGCAGCTCGGGGCCCTGTTCGGCGGATCGACGCTCGGCCTCGGCGGGTTCATCGCGACGCTGATCGGCGCCGTGCGCGTGATCTGAGCGGCGGCGCGTCACCTGAACACGAAAACGCCCCCGACACCTCGCGGTGTCAGGGGCGCTGTCGCGTGAGTC
Proteins encoded in this window:
- a CDS encoding ATP-binding cassette domain-containing protein, producing the protein MSDFAIETTGLVKVFGEHRAVDGVDLQVASGGVYGVLGPNGAGKTTVIRMLATLLKPDGGSARVLGHDVVTESHQVRARVAMTGQFASLDEDLTGLENLTMLAKLYGFRGTAARDRADQLLDAFDLTEAGTKQVKSYSGGMRRRIDIAGSIVVRPDLMFLDEPTTGLDPRSRNQVWDIVRALVGAGTTVLLTTQYLDEADQLADRIAVIDRGKVIAEGTTGELKASVGTGALHVRVADPADRDRAASLLAEALGGEPVIPKDPYALSLNVTSPGEVPGALVRLREHGVDVREFSLGQPSLDEVFLALTGEHVTDVESDTPPHERGEVPA
- a CDS encoding S-layer homology domain-containing protein, encoding MSVRSTHRRLAAGLIAGLALTLAPAVAMTSASAAPVGDAPAPPVDLRVDTSMPAVRGEVNVIWNPSADADISEYAVNIYYDDGSSDLFNYQGASDRTYTVTGLDDGQPFDIEVRSLRTEQFSDPAQLRVTSLDAGPVYQFNDLASTVFQYEIAWLSSAGITTGYINPDWSRSFAPSAPVLREQMAAFLYRYAGSPPVDLPPSSPFTDVSPSATFYKEIVWLAQQEITTGYAGPNGTATFRPSAPVLREQMAAFLFRASGTDFSPEAQSFSDVPPTATFYFEIEWLAAAGISTGYLEANGDTTFRPSQAVLREQMAAFIYRLETGPFGKSIGSA